One Phycisphaera mikurensis NBRC 102666 DNA window includes the following coding sequences:
- a CDS encoding prepilin-type N-terminal cleavage/methylation domain-containing protein encodes MINRHRPGFTLIELLVVISIIALLIGILLPALGAARGSARALVSLANTRSWAQALVQHTLDDRDFLPWDGHKSKMDRNFAEDLWWANSVPLYMGSDRYRNLSPIPLPGADPSIFTDQVAEPAASMPATGWRYTGPGGPLDFYFNYVFNAELANETAKVRSRNLRTLSGVEAIKLGDLPDASNTILMLELRANPDELPASDPFYGEALNRQKADWQRFAARHSGGGHLAFADGHAAWAENKAITTPGIDAVTGAPGAYNQHDAIWDPFGTAD; translated from the coding sequence CACCCTCATCGAGCTGCTCGTGGTGATCTCGATCATCGCCCTGCTCATCGGCATCCTCCTCCCCGCGCTCGGTGCCGCCCGCGGGTCCGCCCGCGCCCTGGTAAGCCTCGCCAACACCCGCTCGTGGGCCCAGGCCCTGGTGCAGCACACGCTCGACGACCGGGACTTCCTCCCCTGGGACGGCCACAAGAGCAAGATGGACCGCAACTTCGCCGAGGACCTCTGGTGGGCGAACAGCGTCCCGCTGTACATGGGCAGCGACCGCTACCGCAACCTCTCGCCCATCCCGCTGCCCGGCGCCGACCCCTCCATCTTCACCGACCAGGTCGCCGAGCCCGCGGCGTCCATGCCCGCCACCGGCTGGCGGTACACCGGCCCCGGCGGCCCGCTGGACTTCTACTTCAACTACGTCTTCAACGCCGAGCTCGCCAACGAGACCGCGAAGGTCCGCAGCCGCAACCTCCGCACACTGAGCGGCGTCGAAGCGATCAAGCTCGGCGACCTGCCCGACGCGAGCAACACGATCCTCATGCTGGAGCTGCGGGCCAACCCCGACGAGCTGCCGGCGTCGGATCCTTTCTACGGCGAGGCGCTCAACCGCCAGAAGGCCGACTGGCAGCGCTTCGCCGCCCGCCACAGCGGCGGGGGCCACCTCGCTTTCGCCGACGGCCACGCCGCGTGGGCGGAGAACAAGGCCATCACGACGCCCGGCATCGACGCGGTCACCGGCGCGCCCGGCGCGTACAACCAGCACGACGCGATCTGGGACCCCTTCGGGACGGCGGACTGA